In Penaeus monodon isolate SGIC_2016 chromosome 7, NSTDA_Pmon_1, whole genome shotgun sequence, the genomic stretch tatgtatgtatgatgtatgtatgtatgtatgtatgtatgtatgtatgtatgtatgatgtatgtatgtatgatgtacgtatttatgtatgtatgtatgtatatatatatatatataatatatatatatatatatatattatatatatatataatatatatatatatataataatatatatatatataatattatatatatataatatgatatatatatatatataatatatatatatatatatatatatatatattatatatatatatatatatatatatacatatataatatatatatataatatatatatatatatacagacatacatatatgcatgtattcatatacactGCCATCATTCACTATTCATACTCTCCTTTTTCAGATGTATCTAATGTATGTCCTGGAAAGTTATATAAATGAAATCATACTATTTATGCAAAGATGAGGATCAAATATGGATCATTTGAAACAAAAACTCTGGCGCGCACTTACATTGATGTGTCTCTGGTAAGTGCTCTTGGATGAGTAATGGAAAGTGCCTGAAGGTCATGTTTCAATGCATGGCCCACCAATATCCTCCCCTTAAGCATCTCCAGCACCTGTTTCCTGACATGGCCAAAATCTTCCCCTGTCGTGGTTAATGTACATCAAAATAAATAACCAGATTATGGACTTTCTTAATATTTAATCCTGTTGTAGCAGAAGCAAGTGCAAATATCTGATTTAGAAAATATAAGAAGTTTGTAGACAATATTTGACTGTGAAAAAGTGCATTCTAATTACTTGCTGCTGGTGCTATGACAGCTTTAATATACAATGTGATCACTTGAATTTTACATGATCACTGGGAAAATAGGGATATTACAGAATTAAGAAGAAATACCATCATTAGAATTATAATAAAGTTGAGATTTTGTAATAATTTCTTGCAGGAAATTGTtcatattgctatttttttaagagtaaagtagttattatttttttaagaaattaaaaataacaatgctaCAGGAGTATATCTAATTCTAGTTGAAGAATTTAAAAGTAAAACTGCCACAGGGTTATATCTAAATTCTACTTATTGCACCAAATTTCTTATGTAGTCTATGAGTTGAGGACCAGAGTAATCATTTTCAAAGAAAGTAGACaacaatttctttttaattcataATACTAGTAAGACATCTTGAATATATATCTTGAATATATAGTAATACTGACAAGTGCATGAAAAATAGAAGGGCAGAAAATGCCTAAGTATATTTAAATGTCACGCTAATGGAAGCAGAATTTTCACTGAAATTCTACAATTTCTAGAAACTATAACCTGTAAGGAAGTGGTTTTGGCagtgaaaattttggttttacctacaaataattttttttttgctaataattttatgaaaactTTTAAGAAGACCATGCTGATTTTTTGGATTTAGAGGGAATCCTCTactatcatttaatttttcttctcatATTCTTGAATGGCTAAAGCTTGATTTTtatgttaaccccccccccccacaaacacacacaaaaagaagggGGTGAAGCAAAAgctcattatgtatataaaataagagCCATGAAGCTAAAAGACTGCTGtcctaaatttttaaattccagtctatttttcatgacaaaaaaaaaggggaaaacttcaaAATACCAATTTTTTATAAAgccattttgagaaaaaagtcagattttttaaaatgccaCAGTCATGCACTAACCAGTGCTAACCAGAAAGTAAGTTCtgacctttttatttaaaaaactaatGACCTGAGCTCTTTTGAAGCCAAACTTGATCATCTGAAAATAATTGTATTTCGAAGTTTACAGTGCATCCAggcattttaaaattcattaacaAACAATATATTTGTGGAGTGGAAAAAATATTACTACTTTACAGTATGGACACACTCACTAGAGAATAAGTCCCCAATTCTACATCACAAAATTAATTCAACAACCTAAATTACCCTGACTGGGTATGCCCTTTTGGGCACTGAATTTGTGGTGTTATAGCTCAATGTGCAGATTTTTGTCTTCtataagaatatcatcttcattttgcCCTAGCTTAGTATGTCCATACCACGAAGAGAACCATTACTACATTATAGGGTTGCTAGGACCAGCTTATTGTTAACGCTCTAGCTATAACCCATTGGACCCAGGTGACATGGATGtggtcaagaaaaaaaatgttaaaaagggcACAAAGTTCATTGAGTGAGACTGACTCATCAGGCCTTCATGAATAGAATCATTTGCAGTTTCCTGCTGGATTTCATCCAGTCCATGACAATGAAGTTTAACAGTCACCAACCATTCCTGGGACAGGCTCATCTCCAATGAGGATACTATGTCCACAAGCCGGAATACATTCCTATCCGTTGTTATTGGCTGTAGGATGttacaaaaaatagaataatgcaaaaatataaaaaataacacaacataatgCTATTTGCATTTCatattatgtattgatattttgatacagcaaaacaaatgaaaaatatagactgaagaagataaaaaaggatttttgaaAATGCATGCAAATGTTCAGGTGGGccaggcctacaagccacacaacTGGGAGAGTCACCCCTCAAGGTTGCCTAATGGTCCGATTTTGGTCCACACTCATGAGGCACcgagatccaatgggttaacttTGTTCCAGCTACTGGGCTCAGCTAAGGATATTTAATTATTCCTAGTTATcacagttttactgaacaggaGGGTGTGGATGAGCTAATTCTAGCTAGTCCTTGCTTAATTTcacatatattaaatttgtataaaaaaagccAAATTGCTCTCACAACTTGAGTGCCTTcacataatgtaaaatattatcaAACATAACATACCAAATCATATAATACTCCAAGCACAATACTGaaagaaatttttgaaataaacagTAAATTCACAAATTTTGGATGGTAGTGGTATATACGATGGGGACAAACTATAATAGTGGTATGACAAGCTTAGTCTGGAACTTGCTGCCGGTTCAAAGGTTTATAaaatgaaatggggggggggggatctaaacaaatattatttgggaaaagaaaaatatacaaaatagccTCAAAACTGTAAAATCCtataatacattaattaaaaaattctCTGAGGCGTCTTACAAGCCTTATTGGAGTTAGCTGAAAGGTGTAAATTCTCAAAAATGTATACATCTCAATTTAACCAAAGAAATAAATTTAGTGTATTATTTTTCACTAACTGATCTTCTATACAATACAGAGCATATTAAGTAATTAAAGTGTATAAAAACATAACATTTTTCAAGCACTTGCCATGTTTTAAGTCAGCTTCTCGAATCCCTGAATATTTTGTCCTGTAGTCGACAACCTTCTTCCAAGGCTTAATATACTTGTCCAGAAGTACTACACCATATTCATTTACAACAGAAACTCTTGCTAGCATAGATATTCTGCCCCTCTGTCCAGCACCCACCATTTCACAATCTATTGCAAGGGCATCTGTTAGCCTGTTGAAGAAAACAAATGTTTTTTGTCTTCAATAGATAGGAAGCCAAAACAGTTAATCATGAAATTATAACCCGAgattgaaaaagaaacaaacttttGGACATAAAGCTATTTAGTTCAAGATAATCTGCTGAAAGTCCAGGTAAGCCATCAAGATAATAACCAGGGCAACACATGGCACTCTGGCAAAGACAACAAACCTCTCCACTGCATAATATTCTAGCAAGATTCAGTTTGAAGGTTTCCATCGCTTATTAACCATCAATAGCAAAATACCATTTAACTACTATATCTGTGGCAGAGGTTTGTTGGCCTTGTCCAGAGTGCCAAAATTAAACAGCTGAATTTAGCTCTTGGCTCTAGGTAGATCAACTTCATCCTATACTATGTTCATGTTTTTTcattagaaaatataaattacaaaaagaaTCCATTAGTTTTAACTGGACTTTAGTTCCATatgacaaacaagcaaagaaacaaacaaaaacacagacacacagacacagacacacaggcacacacacacacagacacacacacacacacacacacacacacacacacacacacacacacacacacacacacacacacacacacacacacacacacacacacacaccaatgactGATTGATTGACATACTCTGCATACTCGTCCACTGAGCTCTCCTCAGCAGCGGGCAAGGAAGACGCGCTCATATCATTGCTCTTGCTCCCCGTGGCTCTCGGTGTCATGCTCTCTGGTgcctcctccgccgcctccgccccgGCGTCCCCCTGGCCTCCTTCGGGCGTCCGGCCCCGGGGGTCCGCGGCCTCGGGAGACGCTTCTGCTCTCTGCTGCATCATTCTGGGTCTCTATCtacaataaacattttatatatatatatatatatatatatatatatatatatatatatatatatatatatatacatacatacatacatacatacatacatacatacatacatacatacatacatgcatgcatgcatgcatgcatgcatgcatgcatacatacatacatacatacatacatacatacaacatacacacacacacacacacacacacacacacacacacacacacacacacacacatatatatatatatatatatatatgtatatatacatatatatatatatatgtatgtgtgtgtatatgtgtgtgtgtgtgtgtgtgtatgtgtgtgtgtgtgtgtgtatgtgtatgtatatatatatatatatatatatatatatatatatatatatatatatatatatatatatatacatacacacacacacacacacacacacacacacacacacacacacatatatatatatatatatatatatatatatatatatatatatatatatatatatatatatatatatatatatatatatatatatctcgaaacGTACACGTATTTAATGAtggcattttttttactaattaggGTAGCTTAagctttattatttacttatacgtAATTTACAACATTGCTTACTAATTGGGGTAGCTTAagctttattatttaattatacgtaATTTGCAACATTGCTAAGTTACCTTCCGATGGCCCCCGATTGTAAGGAACCCAAGTAATGAAAAAGAgattatgaaatgaaaattagaaaaaaaaagtttgcttgaatttgaatttgaatctgGAAGACTGACATGTCAAATATTCGTCTTCTAATTCAACAACGTGCGTCAAAAAATCATGAGAGCATTAAACAAATCAGTTTCCAACTTGCAAGATTCATTTACCGATGATTATTTCACGATCAAGAAAATTTAGTTTACCCTAAATGTCCATTTTTTCTATTTGATTTGTCATAGAAAAAGGTTGACTTTAGGGGGAGACATAAATATTTTGAACCTGTACACCAAattacgcatacgcatacgcatacgcatacgagtgtgcgtgtgtccgtgtgtgcttgtgaatgtgtgtgtgtgaacatataaagGTTCTAGTGTCTTTGAATAAGTGGAGCTCAGTGTGTTTTATGATGGTGTCGTATCTATTAGTCAATGTTctatttgttttggtgtttgaTAAGCAGACTGTATACTACTGTGTGCCTCACTGTATTCTTTGGCaagtctggtgtgtgtgtgtgtttagatagatagatacggcaGATAACCGGATTGATACggtaaatatagacagatatagatacagatgaataaatacatacacacgcacagacagacagacagacagacagacagacagacagacagacagacagacagacagacagacagacagacagacagacagacagacagacagacacacacacacacacacacacacacacacacacacacacacacacacacacacacacacacacacacacacacacattctccacGTATATATGGCAGGGTGGAGGAGCGTAACCGAAGACAAAATAAGCACTTAGACCTTGTAAGACATTTTCCTTAAGAAGGGAATCTCCTCTCCCGGCTGTTCTGACCGCCTCATGTATGacaatacacaatacaaatatatgaaaCTACACAGTACATGATTAGCAGGTGACAGTACATGCTAGATATTGGTAATCTATCACCACCCAAGGCTTGCCAGATTACCGAAATTCGTCTGCTATGCTATAGGGAAAACTCGCAGGTTTGTAACGTAGGCGATAAACATTCTTTTGTTACCGCAGCTGCAGTAATTTACGGAAATCTATATTTTGGTCTCTGTAAGGATACATAAGAGCAATACCATGGGGACTATGTTAAAGTTTTCATGAGCTTATTGCTTAATAATACAAGATAACCTGGAAACGGTACATGATTAAGAAATGTTCATCAAATTCTATGAATGGGCGGTTTCGGATGATTTATTTACAACTTTTATGACTGAAAACACAAAGCCTGAAGATTCACTGGTCTAGGTAAATAGCCTCTAAATAAAGTTTTTGTCTCACCCTTCATCTATTGAAAATGGCGTGTGTTAAGACTACAGAAATCTTGCTCTTGGCCTCTCAGGTTAGTGTTCCTTCCTTGCGATCAATTCCAGACTCCTGCCGTAGAGGATTTTTGACCTTCGGAGCAGGGATTGGTGTTGCCTCTTCTCTTGTAGTTAATTTCCTACAACCCTtgcttatgtatttattatacttCATTTTCCTTAAAAGTTTAGCTTGTAATTACAATCAGAGTCAAGCTTGTGGGGGATGTTTTTTTCCGCACCCTAGTCCTACATGCATGAAGTCCatgctgctgttttttttatgcGACTGTGATGACCGACATGTTGTCGACTTTAGTGGCATTATCAAAGGACAACGAAATTGTCCACCATGCAAAATACGTATCCATAAGAGAAAGGTGCTATCTGATACTAGTTATAAAAGAATTACAGTGATCAAATTGCATTAAATTATTGCGTGTTCGTGAGTGTTGGGGGATCTTTCCCGTCATTTAACCGTCTCTAAATCTGCAGCTGAAATTTATCATAGATTTTATGCAAATGAGCAGCCCATGTTGGCAGATTTAGTGAGAACTATATGAAGTTGTTACTTTAAATGTAAGCAAGACAAATTTGTAAACAGTAAataagtaattttatattttcgatACTCAAAATAACGCTCTAACTATGAAAGGGGAATGTTGTAACACACTTTTTATTCCATACACGTAAACTGTAATTAAACATCacatatttgcataaaaaatgcatTCGTCTAGCACTTCCATTTGAGTTTCCCCACTACCTCTGCCGTttcctcttgaaaaaaaaaagttaatttgttTATGTAAAAACACATTAGTTTTCTCATACATTATTTAACAACGTTTATATTATTCTGTTGGTCGTTTTGCTATCTATCTACATAGTATTCCACGAGTTTCGGGTAAAGAGATTTCTAAAATTAAAGATCTTAGAAGGGTTTGCAACAAAGCTAATAGCAAATAAACGTGCCAGTTACATTGTCCTCTTGCAGTAATCAGGGGTGAATTACACACCGTCTATATATGGCTAACTTCCCATTGCCAGATACTGTAATAAGCCCAGACATATATGACAGAATCATAGAGCCACCATGTGCAACTCCATCAAGATTTTCGCCCGCCACCTCCGACCTcgcgcgtttgcgtgtgtgtgtgtgtgtgtgtgtgtgtgtgtgtgtgtgtgtgtgtgtgtgtgtgtgtgtgtgtgtgtgtgtgtgtgtgtgtgtgtgtgtgtgtgtgtgtgtgtgtgcgtgtgcgtgtgcgtgtgcgtgtgcgtgtgcgtgtgcgtgtgcgtgtgcgtgtgcgtgcgtgtgcgtgtatgtgtatgtgtatgtgcatatgcatatgcatatgcatatgcatgtgcatgtgcatgtgcttgtgtatgtgcatgtgtatgtgtatcagtatgtgcgtttgcgtgtgtgggtgtgtaagtgcgtgtgggtgtgtaagtgcgtgtgcgtgtgagtgcgtgtgtgtgtgagtgcgtgtgtgtgtgagtgcgtgtgtgtgtgtgtgtgtgtgtgtgtgtgtgtgtgtgtgtgtgtgtgtgtgtgtgtgtgtgtgtgtgtgtgtgtgtgtgtgtgtgcctgtgtttgccGTTAAGTACCCAGAATCTTGGCCACTTTTTACTCTGTAAACTTCACCTTTAGCTTGTGTGCTAACCTATAAACACCAGTGTTTTTCAGTCTCCTTATAGTTTAGCGGAACCTCTGCATACAATGCGTTTTGCAATCTTAACCAACCTCTAACAAAGTAAAGCTCTTAAGTTTACGAAAAATTcggataacaattaataacatataaaatgggTGAATGAGGGGACTTTACCTGTATTACTGTATCCAAGGAAAGACGCTGGAGGACTGGTCAACTAAGTAAATACGTGCTACTTTGTCGAGTGGGTAACTTGTACACGTACTGTTCCTGTCACGACACTGCTTCAGATGTACCAGAAgtgttcataattatatatatatatatatatatatatatatatatatatatatatatatatatatatatatatatatatatatacatccgcaaacacacacacacacgcacacatatatgtgtatataaataggtatatatacacatacatacgtaaacacacacatatatatacatatatatatatatatatatatatatatatatatatatatatatatatatacataaatgcatttatatatacatatgtatgttcatatatacatactgtgtgtgtatgtgctgtatacattgtatctatctatctatctatctatatatatgtgtgtgtgtgtgtgtgtgtgtgtgtattatatcatataaacatatatacacacaatatatatatgtatatatagatatatgtatactaatatacatatatacacacacaatgtaatttacctttgtatatacacaatatctgtatatatagaaatatatgtatacagtgtgtgtgtgtatgtatatatatacatacatacatacatatatatatatatatatatatatatatatatatatatatatatatatatatatatatatgtgtgtgtgtgtgtgtgtgtgtgtgtgtgtgtgtgtgtgtgtgtgagtgcgcgcgcgcatgtgtgtgtatgtctattatataatgtatatatgtatactgtatatataaatatatatatatatatatatatatatatatatatatatgtatatatatatatatatatatatattcgtatcggaatatgtgtatatagagggtggtggccgagtggttagaccatcggactcaagactgtcacgacggcaatctgagttcgagtcacctggcggcgcgttgttcccttgggcaaggaacttcacctcgattgcctacctagccactgtgtggccaagccagcccaagtc encodes the following:
- the LOC119575147 gene encoding RNA exonuclease 4-like → MMQQRAEASPEAADPRGRTPEGGQGDAGAEAAEEAPESMTPRATGSKSNDMSASSLPAAEESSVDEYAELTDALAIDCEMVGAGQRGRISMLARVSVVNEYGVVLLDKYIKPWKKVVDYRTKYSGIREADLKHGEDFGHVRKQVLEMLKGRILVGHALKHDLQALSITHPRALTRDTSMYKGFRNKFEGKTPSLKKLSMKFLGMKIQEGEHNSVEDAQATMSLYMLCRKQWDPKQKKRNSAVKEYYKYEPRKEVKRTNVASTSYFGQVNKLSKLPSFETRIDKNIEIVTINGNHQELVKEKDEEKAECEGSELKKGQSANNLSTLGSNVIQTEKTNGSSIISTPGQQKEI